Proteins from a genomic interval of Bradyrhizobium sp. CCGB01:
- a CDS encoding ABC transporter permease, with translation MLGYLVRRIFAAVPVMGVVALFVFLLLRLTPGDPAAILAGDNATPERLERIRASLGLNEPLIVQFVTWVNKLLHGDLGTSLISNLPVMKMIGQRVEPSISIALSTIVLAVVVAVPLGVIAAWKHGTWIDRFVMGLSVLGFSVPVFVVGYVLIEIFAIDLRWVPVQGFRSISNGFGPFFERIILPTCALSFIYIALIARMTRAAMLDVLGEDYVRTARAKGINEVAVMMRHALRNAAVPVITVIGTGFALLISGVVVTESVFNIPGIGRLTVDAVLARDYPVIQAMILLTSLIYVVVNLLIDVAYTLLDPRIRY, from the coding sequence TTGCTCGGATATCTCGTTCGCCGAATTTTCGCCGCCGTGCCCGTAATGGGCGTCGTCGCGCTGTTCGTGTTCCTGCTGCTGCGGCTGACGCCCGGCGATCCCGCCGCGATTCTCGCCGGCGACAACGCCACGCCCGAACGGCTGGAACGCATCCGCGCCTCGCTCGGCCTCAACGAGCCCCTGATCGTGCAGTTCGTCACCTGGGTGAACAAGCTGCTGCACGGCGATCTCGGCACCTCGCTGATCTCCAACCTGCCGGTGATGAAGATGATCGGCCAGCGGGTCGAGCCGTCGATCTCGATCGCGCTGTCGACCATCGTCCTGGCCGTCGTCGTCGCCGTCCCCCTCGGCGTGATCGCGGCGTGGAAGCACGGCACGTGGATCGACCGCTTCGTGATGGGCCTTTCCGTGCTCGGCTTCTCGGTGCCGGTGTTCGTGGTCGGCTATGTCCTGATCGAGATCTTCGCGATCGACCTGCGCTGGGTGCCGGTGCAGGGCTTCCGTAGCATTTCGAACGGTTTTGGCCCGTTCTTCGAACGCATCATCCTGCCGACCTGCGCACTCTCCTTCATCTACATCGCGCTGATCGCGCGCATGACGCGCGCGGCGATGCTCGACGTGCTCGGCGAGGATTACGTCCGCACCGCGCGCGCAAAAGGCATCAATGAGGTCGCGGTGATGATGCGCCATGCGCTGCGCAACGCCGCGGTGCCCGTCATCACCGTGATCGGCACCGGCTTTGCGCTGCTGATCTCCGGCGTCGTCGTCACCGAGAGCGTGTTCAACATCCCGGGCATCGGCCGCCTCACCGTGGACGCCGTGCTGGCGCGCGACTATCCGGTGATCCAGGCGATGATCCTGCTGACGTCGCTGATCTATGTCGTCGTCAATCTCCTGATCGACGTCGCTTATACGCTGCTCGATCCCCGGATCCGGTACTAG
- a CDS encoding ABC transporter permease — MSVDTLPQSSIPITSPLRPRFGFLTSTPIIAAATVLLTLIVLVSILAPLIAPHDPVQLAPSQRLKPASAQFLLGTDAYGRDLLSRVIYGGRISLLIGIGSAILSIVIGLAIGLVSGFFKLVDAVLMRVMDGLMAMPSILLAIAVVSLSGASIWTVLVAITIPEIPRVARLVRSVVLSAREEPYVEAAISVGSSLPKIMWRHLMPNTIAPLIVQGTYVCASAILTEAILSFLGAGISPETPTWGNIMAEGRQYFQLKPMLIFWPGLLLSIAILSINLIGDAARDALDPRMKQREGK, encoded by the coding sequence ATGTCGGTCGATACCCTTCCCCAGTCCTCCATTCCGATTACGTCGCCACTGCGGCCGCGCTTCGGATTCCTGACCTCGACGCCGATCATCGCGGCGGCCACGGTCCTGCTCACCTTGATCGTGCTGGTCTCGATCCTGGCGCCGCTGATCGCGCCGCACGACCCCGTCCAGCTTGCGCCCTCGCAGCGGCTGAAGCCGGCCTCGGCGCAGTTCCTGCTCGGCACCGACGCCTATGGCCGTGACCTGTTGTCGCGCGTCATCTATGGCGGCCGCATCTCGCTCCTGATCGGCATCGGCTCGGCGATCCTGTCGATCGTCATCGGCCTTGCGATCGGCCTCGTCTCCGGCTTCTTCAAGCTGGTCGATGCGGTCCTGATGCGCGTCATGGACGGCCTGATGGCGATGCCGAGCATCCTGCTCGCGATTGCCGTGGTCTCGCTGTCCGGCGCCAGCATCTGGACCGTGCTGGTCGCGATCACCATCCCGGAAATTCCGCGCGTGGCGCGCCTGGTGCGTTCGGTGGTGCTATCCGCGCGCGAAGAGCCTTACGTCGAGGCGGCGATCTCGGTCGGCTCGTCGCTGCCGAAGATCATGTGGCGGCATTTGATGCCGAACACGATCGCGCCGCTGATCGTCCAGGGCACCTATGTCTGCGCGTCTGCGATCCTCACCGAGGCCATCCTGTCCTTCCTCGGCGCCGGCATCTCGCCGGAGACGCCGACCTGGGGCAACATCATGGCCGAGGGCCGCCAGTATTTTCAGCTCAAGCCGATGCTGATCTTCTGGCCGGGCCTGCTGCTCTCGATCGCCATCCTCAGCATCAACCTGATCGGCGACGCTGCCCGCGACGCCCTCGATCCCCGCATGAAGCAGCGGGAAGGCAAATAA
- a CDS encoding ABC transporter ATP-binding protein — MTNTILDINNLVVSVGKKPKAANIIDGISIQVRERETLCLVGESGSGKSVTSLTTMGLLPKGTLVPTGGSVKLVGEEILTATDRRLRQLRATQMAMIFQEPMTALNPVVPVGRQIDEVLRAHTKLDARARRKRILDMMEQVHLPQVERIFASYPHRLSGGQRQRIMIAMALVLEPKLLIADEPTTALDVTTQKQILSLIRELQRDHGTAVLFITHDMGVVAEIADRVAVMRQGRLVETGPLETVLRNPTMEYTRNLLASVPSLVPRAPREESKEPVVLEANDLSKVYKERAFFGKGREVVAADKVTLTLRKGRTLGIVGESGSGKSTVARCIVRLIDPTSGGVRLAGREIADISRRLLQPHRQKIQIVFQDPYRSLNPRITVGESIAEGPINYGTPHAEAMKRARELLELVGLPADAVSRYPHQFSGGQRQRIAIARALALDPDVLVADEAVSALDVSVQAQVLELLDEIQKRLGIAILFITHDLRVAAQICDEVVVMQHGRVVEQGPAAEVLTHPKEAYTKALLDAAPGRNWDFANFRPVSEGVAATA, encoded by the coding sequence ATGACTAACACCATTCTCGACATCAACAACCTCGTCGTGTCCGTCGGCAAGAAGCCGAAGGCCGCGAACATCATCGACGGCATCTCGATCCAGGTGCGCGAGCGCGAGACGCTGTGTCTCGTCGGCGAAAGCGGCTCGGGCAAGTCGGTGACCTCGCTCACCACGATGGGCCTCTTGCCGAAGGGCACGCTGGTGCCCACCGGCGGCAGCGTCAAGCTGGTCGGCGAGGAGATCCTCACCGCGACCGATCGCCGCCTGCGCCAGCTTCGCGCGACGCAGATGGCGATGATCTTCCAGGAGCCGATGACCGCGCTCAATCCGGTGGTGCCGGTCGGCCGCCAGATCGACGAAGTCCTGCGCGCCCATACCAAGCTCGACGCCAGGGCGCGGAGAAAGCGCATCCTCGACATGATGGAACAGGTCCACCTGCCCCAGGTCGAACGCATCTTCGCCTCCTACCCGCATCGCCTCTCCGGCGGCCAGCGCCAGCGCATCATGATCGCGATGGCCCTCGTGCTCGAGCCGAAGCTGCTGATCGCGGACGAGCCGACCACCGCGCTCGACGTCACCACGCAGAAGCAGATCCTGTCCCTGATCCGCGAGCTCCAACGCGATCACGGCACCGCCGTGCTGTTCATCACCCATGACATGGGCGTGGTGGCCGAGATCGCCGACCGTGTCGCCGTCATGCGGCAGGGCCGGCTGGTCGAGACCGGTCCGCTCGAAACGGTGCTGCGCAATCCGACCATGGAGTACACCCGCAATTTGCTGGCGTCGGTGCCGAGCCTGGTGCCCCGCGCTCCGCGTGAGGAAAGCAAGGAACCGGTGGTGCTGGAGGCCAACGACCTCAGCAAGGTCTATAAGGAGCGCGCGTTCTTCGGCAAAGGCCGCGAGGTCGTCGCCGCCGACAAGGTCACGCTGACGCTGCGCAAGGGCCGCACGCTCGGCATCGTCGGCGAGAGCGGCTCGGGCAAGTCGACGGTGGCACGCTGCATCGTGCGCCTGATCGATCCGACCTCCGGCGGCGTGCGCCTTGCCGGCCGCGAGATCGCCGACATCTCGCGCCGCCTGCTCCAGCCGCACCGGCAGAAGATCCAGATCGTGTTCCAGGATCCTTACCGCTCGCTCAACCCGCGCATCACGGTCGGCGAGAGCATCGCTGAAGGTCCGATCAACTACGGCACACCGCATGCCGAGGCGATGAAGCGGGCGCGCGAGCTGCTCGAGCTGGTCGGCCTGCCGGCCGACGCGGTGTCGCGCTATCCGCACCAGTTCTCCGGCGGCCAGCGCCAGCGCATCGCCATTGCGCGTGCGCTCGCGCTCGACCCCGACGTGCTGGTCGCGGATGAAGCGGTCTCGGCACTCGACGTCTCGGTGCAGGCGCAGGTGCTGGAACTGCTCGACGAGATCCAGAAGCGGCTCGGCATCGCGATCCTGTTCATCACCCACGATCTGCGTGTCGCAGCGCAAATCTGCGACGAGGTCGTGGTGATGCAGCACGGCCGCGTCGTCGAACAGGGTCCGGCCGCCGAAGTCCTGACGCATCCGAAGGAGGCCTACACCAAGGCGCTTTTGGATGCGGCTCCGGGGCGTAACTGGGACTTTGCGAACTTCCGGCCGGTGTCGGAGGGCGTGGCGGCCACGGCGTAA